The Buttiauxella selenatireducens genome has a window encoding:
- a CDS encoding MFS transporter: MTSTPINNTDISTSALNDRLSIREKIGYGLGDAGGTVITCLIMNFLTFFYTDVFGLTPAIVGTLFIALRVFDAISDPLMGILADRTQSRFGRFRPWQLWVAVPIGVIGVLTFTVPDLSANMKILWAFGTYLLLSIGYTAINVPYCALINTMTTRHDEVISCQSWRFVLCGVAGFLVSVGLPWLVEIIGQGNAAKGYQMGVGILCTVAVGMFLCCFFWVRERVPLALMGKFTLREHLAGLRKNDQLLLSLVMSFLLINVFNLRGGGYMYFITYVLQGSAGFASLFFTMVTFASILGAVIVNPLAKRFDTVKLYYYTNLVLAVLAVGMWLLPTGAAFQTLWLFVILANGVILGFTLPLHFSIMAFADDYGEWKTGVRSSGMNFAFNLFFIKLAWAASAGIISLVFIFVAYQPGPEHQTAASLSGITALETLLPAAFHLLLALAIRRCRLNNPMMAQISTDLRQRHVQTA, encoded by the coding sequence ATGACCTCTACCCCTATAAATAATACTGATATTTCAACTTCGGCTTTAAATGACAGGCTCTCGATACGCGAGAAAATAGGTTACGGATTAGGTGATGCGGGCGGAACAGTTATCACCTGTCTTATCATGAATTTCCTCACCTTTTTCTATACCGATGTTTTTGGATTAACCCCCGCTATTGTCGGCACGCTGTTTATCGCTTTGCGTGTCTTTGACGCCATTTCCGACCCTCTGATGGGGATTCTGGCTGACCGTACACAAAGCCGCTTTGGGCGCTTTCGCCCGTGGCAATTGTGGGTTGCGGTGCCGATTGGCGTTATCGGCGTGCTGACCTTCACCGTGCCAGACCTCAGCGCCAATATGAAAATCCTTTGGGCATTCGGTACCTACCTTTTGCTTTCCATCGGCTATACCGCCATCAACGTGCCTTACTGTGCGTTGATCAACACCATGACAACTCGCCACGATGAAGTGATTTCCTGTCAGTCCTGGCGCTTTGTGCTGTGTGGCGTAGCGGGCTTTTTGGTATCCGTTGGTTTGCCGTGGCTTGTGGAAATCATCGGTCAGGGCAACGCCGCAAAAGGCTACCAGATGGGTGTCGGCATTTTGTGTACCGTGGCGGTGGGAATGTTCCTGTGCTGCTTCTTCTGGGTGCGCGAACGTGTGCCGTTGGCGTTGATGGGCAAATTTACCCTGCGCGAACACCTGGCGGGCCTGCGTAAAAATGACCAACTGTTACTGAGCCTGGTGATGTCGTTCCTGCTGATCAACGTGTTTAACCTGCGCGGTGGCGGCTACATGTATTTCATCACCTATGTACTGCAAGGTAGCGCTGGCTTTGCCTCTCTGTTCTTCACCATGGTGACGTTCGCATCGATTCTGGGTGCGGTGATCGTTAACCCGCTGGCTAAGCGTTTCGATACCGTAAAACTCTATTACTACACCAATCTGGTGTTGGCCGTTCTTGCCGTTGGCATGTGGCTTTTACCTACCGGCGCGGCGTTCCAGACCTTATGGTTGTTCGTGATACTGGCAAATGGCGTGATTCTCGGTTTCACGTTGCCGTTGCACTTTTCCATCATGGCATTTGCCGATGATTACGGCGAATGGAAAACCGGTGTGCGTTCATCTGGCATGAACTTCGCGTTCAATCTGTTCTTTATCAAATTAGCCTGGGCCGCCAGTGCCGGAATCATCAGTCTGGTGTTTATATTCGTGGCCTATCAGCCAGGCCCAGAACACCAAACAGCGGCGTCGTTATCAGGCATTACCGCGCTGGAAACCTTGTTGCCGGCCGCATTCCATCTGTTACTGGCTCTGGCGATTCGCCGTTGCCGTTTGAATAACCCCATGATGGCGCAAATTTCCACTGACCTACGTCAGCGCCATGTCCAGACCGCCTGA